In Actinomadura luteofluorescens, the sequence GCCTTCGTCCGCGCCAAGGTGGCCTGCCTGCGCCACGGCCAGGGCGCGCCCGACGCCGCCGCCGAGGCCCGCGCCTACGCCGGCGTCGCGCTGCGCCATCTGCGCGCCGGCCGCGTCGGCCTGATCATGGTGGGCGGGCTCCCGGGCACCGGGAAGACCTCCCTGGCCGGCGCGCTGGCCGACCGGCTCGGCTGCACGGTGCTCGGCAGCGACCGGATCCGCAAGGAGCTCGCCGGGCTGGCGCCCGCCGACCCGGCGGCCGCGCCCTACGGCTCCGGTATCTACACCCCGGAGTGGGGCCGGCGCACCTACCGCGAGATGGCCGCGCGGGCCGCGCGGCTGCTCCGGATGGGCGAGACGGTCATCCTTGACGCGTCCTGGACGTCCGAGGCGAACCGGGAGCTCCTCGCCGCCGTCGCCGAGCAGGAGCACGCGCACCTGACGTCGCTGCGCTGCGAGGCGCCGGAGGCCGTCTGCGCCGAGCGGATGCGGACCCGCCCCCGGGGCGCCTCCGACGCCGACGCGGGCATCGCCGCCGCCATGCGCGCGGACTCCGCGCCCTGGCCCGGATCGACCGCCGTCGACACCGGCGGCCCCCTCCCCCGCGCCGTCGAGCAGGCCCTCGCCGCCGTCCACCCCGCGGGTCCGCCGGACCGTTCTCCGGCGCCGCGCCCTGCCTGACCCTCGCACCGCCCGGCATGCCCCAGGACATGCGTACGAGGGGCGCTCCCGGGGAGCGCCCCTCGTGCCGCGGATCAGGTCACTTGAGGAAGGGGAGGCGCTCGACCAGGCGGGTCCCGCCCCACCAGCGGCCGAGGCCCAGGGTGTCACCGGCGCTGACCAGGGCCAGTCCGATGATCAGGATGGCGTAGACCAGGTGGTCGTCCATGAAGGGGTTGTTCTCCGGAGGCAGGACCGCCGACCACATCATCACCAGCAGGGCAGCGCCCGCCGCGGCGGCGATCCGCATGCCCACGCCCAGGACGAGCGCGGTGCCGATGCCGGCCAGCCCGATCATGAACAGCCAGTCGGCCCAGCCCGCTCCCGCGATGTCGTGGTAGAAACCGGCGAACGGCCCGGCGGTCGCGTGCGCCAGGAACCCCTCGGTCGGGCTGCCGCCGTCGATCCACGCCTTGGCGGCGGGGGTCTCGTGGCCCAGCCCGAAGGTCTTGTCCAGGAACGCCCACAGGAAGACCCAGCCGAGCGCGAAGCGCGCGGCGGCCCAGGCGTAACGGGCGGCGTGCGACTCGGTCAGCGGCCTGGGGGTCACGACCCGGATCAGGGTGTCCCGTCCGACGTGGGTCTTGTGCTCGGAGAGTGCCATCGCCACTCACCTTCCATCGCATCGATGATCTCGTCACCCATGACTCAATCCTGAACCGCCCTTGGCCTGTAGGTACGTTCGGCGCACGATCGGCGGGACCAAGGTCCCCCGTGCGGCGGGCAGGAAGACCCGGGAGGTCCCGCCCGCGCGGGGCTTCCGTCTCTGCCCCCTCAGGGGGCTGATGCGTAGCGTCGTGATGGAAGGAAGGTGAAGGGACGGCGTCATGGGAGCGACGACCATGCGAGCACGGACCGGCCGCTGGACAGCACGGATCAACCGCTGGCGTCGCGGTTGCGGCTTCGACCGCAACGACCTGCGGCGCGATGTGGACCGGATCCAGTGGCGGCTCGGGCTGCTGCTGCTCATCGTCTTCCTCAGCGCGACGCCACCGCTGCTCTCCCATGCCGTCGCGTCCGCCTACGGCTCGGGCGTGAGGGCCGAGCGGCAGCAGGCCGCGACCCGGCACCGCGTCGAGGCCACCATCGTGAAGGTGCAGGACCCGGGAGGCCGGCGCACGGTCACGGTCGCCTGGACCGACCCCGACGGGACGCGGCGGACCGGCGACTACACGACGTGGCGGGGGGCCGGCGTCGGGGAGCGCCTCATCCTGTGGGCCGGTCCCGACGGCGTCTCGATCACGCCGCCCCGCCGGCACGCGCAGACGGTCATCCACACCGCGGTGGCCGGGACGGGCATGGCCCTCGCCACCGGACTG encodes:
- a CDS encoding Rv1733c family protein; its protein translation is MRARTGRWTARINRWRRGCGFDRNDLRRDVDRIQWRLGLLLLIVFLSATPPLLSHAVASAYGSGVRAERQQAATRHRVEATIVKVQDPGGRRTVTVAWTDPDGTRRTGDYTTWRGAGVGERLILWAGPDGVSITPPRRHAQTVIHTAVAGTGMALATGLPVLCLYWLVRARCDRLRYRLWDAEWARLDHHRTGP